A genomic stretch from Desulfolutivibrio sulfodismutans DSM 3696 includes:
- a CDS encoding UbiA-like polyprenyltransferase, protein MKRLAVLAGRYARLVKIEHSVFALPFAYVGLFLAAGGWPGLGKFFLLTVAMVAVRSYSMAMNRLADLRFDRENPRTKRRELVTGEVGVPGAALFTAGCAALFVAACAGLNTLCLALSPVVLVWAGFYSLTKRFTWMCHFILGSVLGLSPVAGWLAYEPAFSVRAVLFGLGVTFWTAGFDILYACQDVEFDRQHGLKSVPARFGVGAALAFSSLAHVNAVIFYALAGWAAGLSWFYFLFFAASAGLLLVEHLILSENDMSRVNMAFFTINGVVAAGLGLGVLLDIFV, encoded by the coding sequence ATGAAACGACTCGCCGTGTTGGCCGGGCGGTATGCCCGGCTGGTCAAGATCGAGCATTCGGTGTTCGCCTTGCCGTTCGCCTATGTGGGGCTGTTTTTGGCCGCCGGGGGCTGGCCGGGATTGGGCAAGTTTTTCTTGCTGACGGTGGCCATGGTGGCGGTGCGTTCCTATTCCATGGCCATGAACCGGTTGGCGGACCTGCGGTTTGATCGGGAGAATCCGAGGACCAAGCGGCGGGAGCTGGTCACGGGCGAGGTGGGCGTGCCCGGGGCGGCGCTGTTCACGGCCGGGTGCGCGGCTCTGTTTGTTGCGGCCTGCGCCGGGCTCAATACGCTGTGTCTGGCCCTGTCGCCGGTGGTGCTGGTCTGGGCCGGGTTCTACAGCCTGACCAAGCGCTTCACCTGGATGTGCCATTTCATTTTGGGTTCGGTTCTGGGGCTGTCGCCTGTGGCCGGCTGGCTGGCCTATGAGCCCGCGTTTTCCGTGCGCGCCGTGCTCTTCGGCCTGGGCGTGACCTTCTGGACGGCGGGATTCGATATTTTGTATGCCTGCCAGGATGTGGAATTCGACCGGCAGCACGGGCTGAAATCCGTCCCGGCCCGGTTCGGCGTGGGCGCGGCCCTGGCCTTTTCCTCCCTGGCCCATGTCAACGCCGTGATTTTCTATGCCCTGGCCGGGTGGGCGGCGGGGCTGTCCTGGTTTTATTTCCTTTTTTTCGCGGCCAGCGCCGGGCTGCTTCTGGTCGAACACCTGATCCTGTCGGAAAACGACATGTCCCGGGTGAACATGGCCTTTTTCACCATCAACGGGGTGGTGGCCGCCGGGCTCGGCCTGGGGGTGCTTCTGGACATCTTCGTCTGA
- the rny gene encoding ribonuclease Y: MDFFTVFIILASLCAGGAGGYYLYQFISQKTLKESRSLAERILEEAKKEAQAHKKEFLVQAQDDLFRQKKELEAEYKDRAQTLEAKEAQLSRKQEKLEEKQEQIVERESEMLGAEKRLAGLERTLTEKQEILDRASEEHLQRLQEVSGLTVEEAKKLVMAETESRTRHEAAKMIRQIEMEARETADKSGKKILALAIQRYAGDFVAEQTVTAVTLPSEEMKGRIIGREGRNIRALEAATGVDLIIDDTPETVILSAFSPIRRQVAKMALERLITDGRIHPARIEDIVKKVEQEFEVKLREIGEQATFDIGVHGINPELVRLLGHLQYRTSYSQNVLQHSLEVSTLCGIMASELGLDVKKAKRAGLLHDIGKAVDHEIEGPHAVIGADLAKKFGEGGDIIHAIQAHHEDVPPKSILAILVQAADSLSGARPGARKELLESYVKRLEELENLATEFEGVTKAYAIQAGREIRVVVDSDAIDDDKTFLLCKDIAKQIEDNLTYPGQIRVTVIRERRAVGYAK, translated from the coding sequence ATGGATTTTTTTACCGTTTTCATCATCCTCGCGTCCCTGTGCGCCGGAGGCGCTGGCGGATATTACCTCTACCAGTTCATCTCCCAGAAGACCCTCAAGGAATCCCGCTCCCTGGCCGAGCGCATCCTGGAAGAGGCCAAAAAAGAGGCCCAGGCCCATAAAAAGGAATTTTTGGTCCAGGCCCAGGACGACCTGTTCCGCCAGAAAAAGGAACTGGAGGCCGAGTACAAGGACCGGGCCCAGACCCTTGAAGCCAAAGAGGCCCAGCTCTCCCGCAAGCAGGAGAAGCTCGAAGAGAAGCAGGAACAGATCGTGGAGCGGGAAAGCGAGATGTTGGGCGCGGAAAAACGCCTGGCCGGCCTGGAACGCACCCTCACCGAGAAGCAGGAGATCCTGGACCGCGCCTCCGAGGAACATCTGCAACGCCTCCAGGAGGTCTCCGGACTCACCGTGGAGGAGGCCAAGAAGCTGGTCATGGCCGAGACCGAAAGCCGCACCCGGCACGAGGCGGCCAAGATGATCCGCCAGATCGAGATGGAGGCCCGGGAGACGGCGGATAAAAGCGGCAAGAAGATTCTGGCCCTGGCCATCCAGCGGTATGCCGGCGATTTCGTGGCCGAGCAGACCGTCACCGCCGTGACCCTGCCCTCGGAAGAGATGAAGGGGCGCATCATCGGCCGTGAGGGACGCAACATCCGGGCCCTGGAAGCGGCCACGGGCGTGGACCTGATCATCGACGACACCCCGGAAACCGTCATCCTCTCCGCCTTTTCCCCCATCCGCCGCCAGGTGGCCAAGATGGCCCTGGAGCGCCTGATCACCGACGGCCGCATCCATCCGGCCCGCATCGAGGACATCGTCAAGAAGGTCGAACAGGAATTCGAGGTCAAGCTGCGCGAGATCGGCGAACAGGCCACCTTCGACATCGGCGTCCACGGCATCAACCCCGAACTGGTGCGCCTTCTGGGGCACCTGCAATACCGCACCAGCTATTCCCAGAACGTCCTGCAGCACTCCCTTGAGGTGTCCACCCTGTGCGGCATCATGGCCTCGGAACTGGGCCTGGATGTGAAAAAGGCCAAGCGGGCGGGACTGCTGCACGACATCGGCAAGGCCGTGGACCACGAGATCGAAGGCCCCCACGCGGTCATCGGGGCGGATCTGGCCAAAAAATTCGGCGAGGGCGGGGACATCATCCACGCCATCCAGGCCCACCACGAGGACGTACCGCCCAAATCCATCCTGGCCATCCTGGTCCAGGCCGCGGACAGCCTCTCCGGGGCCCGGCCCGGGGCCCGCAAGGAGCTTCTGGAGAGCTACGTCAAGCGTCTGGAGGAGCTGGAAAATCTGGCCACGGAATTCGAGGGCGTGACCAAGGCCTACGCCATCCAGGCCGGGCGCGAGATTCGCGTGGTCGTCGATTCCGACGCCATTGACGACGACAAGACGTTTCTTTTGTGCAAGGACATCGCCAAGCAGATCGAGGACAACCTCACCTATCCGGGACAGATCCGGGTCACGGTCATCCGCGAACGCCGGGCCGTGGGCTACGCAAAATAG
- a CDS encoding WbuC family cupin fold metalloprotein, producing the protein MRGARIERISHHATVSGHVRVAVADDDLIVRTCRAARDNPRGREVHRFHAADDDPLQRMINALCPGSYVQPHRHVAPEKAESFVILRGALGVVLFDDAGNAREKDFILLERERGVHLADILPGVWHTIFALAPETAAFEAKAGPYLAESAKGFAPFAPAEGSPGAAAYLMALEDRFRSVWGLAPRAWGK; encoded by the coding sequence ATGCGCGGGGCGCGGATCGAGCGGATATCCCACCATGCCACGGTGTCCGGCCATGTCCGGGTGGCCGTGGCCGACGACGACCTGATTGTGCGCACCTGCCGCGCGGCCCGGGACAATCCCCGGGGCCGGGAGGTCCATCGGTTTCATGCCGCCGACGATGATCCGCTGCAGCGCATGATCAATGCCCTGTGCCCGGGAAGCTACGTGCAGCCGCATCGCCATGTGGCGCCGGAGAAGGCGGAGAGTTTCGTGATCCTGCGCGGGGCCTTGGGCGTGGTGTTGTTCGATGACGCGGGAAACGCCAGGGAAAAGGACTTCATCCTGCTTGAGCGGGAGCGCGGCGTGCATCTGGCGGACATCCTGCCCGGGGTCTGGCACACCATTTTCGCCCTGGCCCCGGAAACGGCCGCCTTCGAGGCCAAGGCCGGGCCATATCTGGCCGAATCGGCCAAGGGGTTCGCGCCGTTCGCCCCGGCCGAGGGAAGCCCCGGGGCTGCGGCCTACCTGATGGCCCTGGAGGACCGGTTCCGCAGCGTGTGGGGCCTTGCGCCGCGCGCCTGGGGGAAGTGA
- the tyrS gene encoding tyrosine--tRNA ligase, translated as MSRNIFDELSWRGLVNQVSDAETLREHLDSPGRVIYCGFDPTADSLHIGNLVPLLGLARFALAGHRPLFLLGGATGLIGDPSGKDKERTLNAAEKVQASAEKIKTQAMGFFERMGVADNIEPVNNLDWTKNLSIIDFLRDVGKHFTVNYMLAKESVKGRINREETGISYTEFSYMILQAYDFRHLSETRGCTLQIGGGDQFGNITAGLEFIRRSRPAPAFALTFPLITTASGAKFGKSEKGAIFLDKNLTSPYAFYQYWFNTDDRDVINYLKYFTLLDHESIESLAIELADNPHLRQAQKRLALEVTTMIHGAAETQKVLDASQALFGAGDLAAADPDTLCAALEAAPSMAYPSLSAIPPLPKLLADLGLCPSNSQARKDIKAGAISINGQRVAAEDHAYGTDDLLAGRILLVRKGKKNYGVVTLGDDA; from the coding sequence ATGTCCCGCAACATCTTTGACGAACTGTCCTGGCGCGGCCTGGTCAACCAGGTGTCCGACGCCGAAACCCTTCGCGAACATCTGGATTCCCCCGGCCGGGTCATCTACTGCGGCTTCGACCCCACAGCCGACAGCCTGCACATCGGCAATCTCGTGCCCCTTCTCGGGCTGGCGCGTTTCGCCCTGGCCGGACACCGTCCCCTGTTTCTGCTCGGCGGGGCCACGGGGCTGATCGGCGATCCCAGCGGCAAGGACAAGGAACGCACCCTCAATGCCGCCGAAAAGGTCCAGGCCTCGGCGGAAAAGATCAAGACCCAGGCCATGGGCTTTTTTGAGCGCATGGGCGTGGCGGACAACATCGAACCCGTCAACAACCTGGACTGGACCAAAAATCTCTCCATCATCGATTTCCTGCGCGACGTGGGCAAACACTTCACGGTCAACTACATGCTGGCCAAGGAGTCCGTGAAGGGTCGCATCAACCGGGAAGAGACCGGCATCTCCTACACCGAATTCAGTTACATGATCCTGCAGGCCTATGACTTCCGGCATCTCTCCGAGACGCGCGGCTGCACCCTGCAGATCGGCGGCGGCGACCAGTTCGGCAACATCACCGCCGGGCTCGAATTCATCCGCCGTTCCCGGCCCGCCCCGGCCTTCGCCCTGACCTTCCCGCTGATCACCACGGCCTCCGGGGCCAAGTTCGGCAAGAGCGAGAAGGGGGCCATCTTCCTCGATAAGAACCTGACCTCGCCCTACGCCTTCTACCAGTACTGGTTCAACACCGATGACCGCGACGTCATCAACTATCTCAAGTACTTCACCCTGCTCGACCACGAGAGCATCGAAAGCCTGGCCATCGAACTGGCGGACAACCCCCACCTGCGCCAGGCCCAGAAACGGCTGGCCCTGGAGGTCACCACCATGATCCACGGCGCAGCCGAGACCCAAAAAGTCCTGGACGCCAGCCAGGCCCTCTTCGGCGCAGGCGACCTCGCCGCCGCCGATCCCGACACCCTGTGCGCCGCCCTGGAGGCCGCGCCGAGCATGGCCTATCCGTCCCTTTCGGCCATCCCGCCCCTGCCCAAACTCCTGGCCGATCTGGGACTGTGTCCGTCCAATTCCCAGGCCCGCAAAGACATCAAGGCCGGGGCCATCTCCATCAACGGACAACGCGTCGCCGCCGAAGACCACGCCTACGGCACCGACGACCTCCTGGCGGGACGCATCCTGCTGGTGCGCAAGGGCAAGAAAAATTACGGCGTCGTCACCCTGGGCGACGACGCATAA
- a CDS encoding YajG family lipoprotein translates to MMRGFFSRTATACVLCAAVLSCTGCGAYRANVACQAVVEKEELGRGAAVVVEAADARPDATVGQRNPDSKMAGTVVVDPEVAQLLRRAAGDGLVAKGFSPAAPSESVVRTLTVELATLTYTGTPRLGGITAEARVVLNVTVDNNGAILKKAYDASTQWKLNGDNVEPDFDRLLGQTLSKAVSKMAGDYDLLNFLVKTVLRTRDLG, encoded by the coding sequence ATGATGCGCGGCTTTTTTTCCCGAACCGCCACGGCGTGTGTGCTGTGCGCGGCGGTTTTGTCGTGCACGGGATGCGGGGCCTACCGGGCCAACGTGGCCTGTCAGGCCGTGGTGGAGAAGGAAGAGCTGGGCCGGGGCGCGGCCGTGGTTGTCGAGGCCGCCGATGCCCGGCCGGACGCCACCGTGGGCCAGCGCAATCCGGACTCGAAGATGGCCGGGACCGTGGTCGTGGACCCGGAGGTGGCCCAGCTCCTGCGCCGGGCCGCAGGAGACGGGCTGGTCGCCAAGGGGTTTTCCCCGGCCGCCCCGTCCGAATCCGTAGTCCGCACCCTGACCGTGGAGCTCGCCACCCTGACCTATACCGGGACGCCGCGCCTGGGCGGGATCACGGCCGAGGCCCGGGTGGTCCTGAACGTGACCGTGGACAACAACGGGGCGATCCTGAAAAAGGCCTACGACGCCAGCACCCAGTGGAAGCTTAACGGGGACAATGTGGAGCCGGATTTCGACCGCCTGCTGGGACAGACCCTGTCCAAGGCCGTCTCGAAAATGGCGGGCGATTACGACCTGCTCAACTTTCTCGTCAAAACCGTGTTGCGGACCCGGGATCTGGGCTAG
- a CDS encoding M15 family metallopeptidase produces MTLPRRFASWAILVAILPGLFTPDTARAAEPSPDPGISALTRAGLVEVTALDPTIRLDMRYATTNNFTGQAVYPSGRCFLRQEAAIRLAAVQADLQTRGLGLVLYDCYRPFSVQKTFWEVTPDKGYVGRPVEEGGRPVSGSKHNRGMAVDAGLVDGEGRALPMPTEFDDFSPRASRNFTGGDPKAAANSRLLAEAMARHGFRPISSEWWHFDADGWKACPLLDVPLPPGE; encoded by the coding sequence ATGACCCTGCCGCGCCGTTTCGCCTCGTGGGCGATCCTTGTGGCCATCCTGCCCGGCCTTTTCACCCCGGACACGGCCCGGGCCGCCGAGCCCTCGCCTGACCCCGGGATATCGGCCCTCACCCGGGCCGGGCTGGTGGAGGTCACGGCCCTGGACCCCACCATCCGTCTGGACATGCGCTACGCCACGACGAACAACTTCACCGGCCAGGCGGTCTACCCCTCGGGACGTTGTTTTCTGCGTCAGGAGGCGGCCATCCGGCTCGCGGCGGTGCAGGCCGACCTGCAAACCCGGGGCCTGGGGCTTGTGCTCTACGACTGCTACCGGCCGTTTTCCGTGCAAAAGACCTTTTGGGAAGTGACCCCGGACAAGGGCTACGTGGGCAGGCCCGTGGAAGAGGGCGGCAGACCCGTGTCCGGGTCCAAGCACAACCGGGGCATGGCCGTGGATGCGGGGCTGGTGGACGGGGAGGGCCGGGCGCTGCCCATGCCCACGGAGTTCGACGACTTCTCGCCCAGGGCTTCGAGAAATTTCACCGGCGGCGACCCCAAGGCTGCGGCCAACAGCCGACTTCTGGCCGAGGCCATGGCCCGGCACGGGTTTCGGCCCATTTCCTCGGAGTGGTGGCACTTCGACGCCGACGGCTGGAAGGCGTGTCCCCTCCTGGACGTACCGCTGCCGCCGGGAGAATGA
- a CDS encoding TIGR00282 family metallophosphoesterase produces the protein MRILFLGDIVGRPGRDAVVAGLFRLRRELEVDVVLANGENASGGLGITVKAASQLLACGVDVITSGNHVFKHREIQVYFESTDRLLRPANYPPGTPGAGLGVYGLDGKPPFAVLNLLGRTYMNSLDCPFRAADELIGKIPGDVPVRLLDFHAEATSEKKAMAYYLDGRISALCGTHTHVQTSDAQILPHGMAYITDLGMSGPIRSAIGMDPQAVIRRYLTGMPQRFVLSKGPVELQGAVIDIDAQTGKAVQIQGWRHACQE, from the coding sequence ATGCGCATCCTGTTTTTGGGCGACATCGTCGGCCGTCCCGGGCGCGACGCGGTGGTGGCCGGTCTTTTCCGGCTGCGCCGGGAACTTGAGGTGGACGTGGTCCTGGCCAACGGCGAAAACGCCTCGGGGGGCCTGGGCATCACCGTCAAGGCCGCTTCCCAGCTTTTGGCCTGCGGCGTGGATGTCATCACCTCGGGCAACCATGTCTTCAAACATCGCGAGATCCAGGTCTATTTCGAGAGCACGGACCGGCTGCTGCGCCCGGCGAACTATCCCCCCGGCACGCCCGGGGCGGGCCTTGGCGTCTACGGCCTGGACGGCAAGCCGCCGTTTGCGGTCCTAAACCTCCTCGGGCGGACCTACATGAACAGCCTGGACTGCCCCTTCCGAGCCGCCGACGAACTCATCGGCAAAATTCCCGGCGACGTGCCCGTGCGCCTGCTGGATTTCCACGCCGAGGCCACCTCCGAGAAAAAGGCCATGGCCTATTATCTCGACGGCCGCATAAGCGCCCTGTGCGGCACCCATACCCACGTCCAGACCAGCGATGCCCAGATCCTGCCCCATGGCATGGCCTACATCACCGACCTGGGCATGAGCGGCCCCATCCGCTCGGCCATCGGCATGGATCCCCAGGCCGTCATCCGCCGCTACCTCACCGGGATGCCCCAGCGGTTCGTCCTGTCCAAAGGGCCGGTGGAGTTGCAGGGCGCGGTGATCGATATTGACGCCCAGACCGGGAAGGCCGTACAAATACAGGGATGGCGGCACGCCTGCCAGGAATGA
- a CDS encoding SPOR domain-containing protein, translating into MTRAVLPLVLCLALAAASCGSDPVIHDWQRPHDTYQVGAFTKSENAEELKAELEKNGFASRVETEIRGGVFYLNVLVDVYSPVPGVEAKLERISKAKPILRSKARVDAPAQNSGS; encoded by the coding sequence ATGACCCGCGCCGTCCTGCCTCTTGTGTTGTGCCTCGCCCTTGCGGCCGCTTCCTGTGGCTCCGACCCCGTCATCCATGACTGGCAGCGGCCCCACGACACCTATCAGGTGGGAGCCTTCACCAAGTCCGAAAACGCCGAGGAACTCAAGGCCGAGCTTGAGAAAAACGGCTTCGCCTCCCGCGTCGAGACCGAGATACGCGGCGGCGTCTTTTATCTCAACGTGCTTGTGGACGTGTACAGCCCCGTTCCCGGCGTCGAGGCCAAGCTGGAACGCATAAGCAAGGCCAAGCCCATCCTGCGCTCCAAGGCCCGGGTGGACGCCCCGGCCCAGAATTCCGGCAGTTGA
- the tpx gene encoding thiol peroxidase, giving the protein MREKKGVVTFQGNPLTLLGEDVAAGAKAPDFTALTNDLAPAHLSDFTEKVLVVVSVPSVDTPVCDLETRRFNAEATGLGPDVRILVVSMDLPFAQKRWCAAAGADRVTTLSDHALASFGEAYGVLIKELRLLARAVFVVNAARTVTYVQVVPEVTQEPDYAAVLAAAKAALA; this is encoded by the coding sequence ATGCGCGAGAAAAAAGGCGTGGTGACCTTTCAGGGCAACCCCCTGACCCTTTTGGGCGAGGATGTGGCCGCAGGGGCCAAGGCTCCGGACTTTACCGCCCTGACCAACGATCTGGCCCCGGCGCATCTTTCGGATTTCACGGAGAAGGTGCTGGTGGTGGTGTCCGTGCCCTCGGTGGACACCCCGGTGTGCGACCTGGAGACCCGGCGTTTCAACGCCGAGGCCACGGGCCTTGGCCCCGACGTGCGCATCCTGGTGGTCAGCATGGATCTGCCTTTTGCCCAGAAACGCTGGTGTGCGGCCGCCGGGGCGGATCGGGTGACGACGCTTTCCGACCACGCCCTGGCCTCCTTCGGGGAGGCCTACGGGGTGCTCATCAAGGAGCTGCGGCTTCTGGCCCGGGCGGTGTTCGTCGTGAACGCGGCGCGAACCGTGACCTACGTCCAGGTGGTTCCGGAGGTGACTCAGGAACCGGACTACGCCGCCGTTCTGGCTGCGGCAAAGGCCGCCCTGGCATGA
- a CDS encoding diguanylate cyclase, with product MEKVLIVEDSKVFARVLIRKIEDELFFDTSWASTYEETVYILEESPEQPDFFVAVVDLHLPDSPDGHTVDYLIAKGIPVIVYTGAFDEEYRDAIWAKRVVDYVLKEAPDSLDYVCNLVKRIYKNKYISILVADDSATLRRHVRRLLEVHDFSVMEASDGEEALRLLSRNPALRLLIAEYHMPGMDGLELTRAIRREHRKEDLAIIGVSASTEELLSARFLKVGANDYLAKPFASEEFYCRVTQCLDMLELVRKLKEASIRDALTGLYNRRYFFDAGKKFHSLALRDSMTLAVAMIDIDFFKKVNDTHGHKAGDEVLKHVAEGLSGRFRGSDIVARYGGEEFCVLAVNMNRQAALTVFDELRRSIERSRTRVDGASISVTVSIGVCCEPHKSLEEMLATADAMLYQCKRSGRNRVLAS from the coding sequence ATGGAAAAAGTGCTTATCGTCGAGGACAGCAAGGTATTCGCCCGCGTCCTCATCCGTAAAATTGAAGACGAATTGTTCTTCGATACCAGTTGGGCCTCAACCTACGAAGAGACCGTCTACATTCTTGAGGAAAGTCCCGAGCAGCCGGACTTTTTCGTGGCCGTGGTGGACCTGCACCTTCCCGACTCCCCGGACGGCCACACCGTGGACTACCTCATCGCCAAGGGCATCCCGGTCATCGTCTACACCGGGGCCTTCGACGAGGAATACCGCGACGCCATCTGGGCCAAGCGCGTGGTGGACTATGTGCTCAAGGAGGCCCCCGACAGCCTGGATTACGTCTGCAACCTCGTCAAGCGCATTTACAAAAACAAATACATAAGCATCCTGGTGGCGGACGATTCGGCCACCCTGCGCCGCCATGTGCGTCGGCTCCTTGAGGTCCACGACTTCTCGGTCATGGAGGCCTCAGACGGTGAGGAGGCCTTGCGCCTGTTGTCGCGAAACCCTGCGTTGCGCCTGCTGATCGCCGAATACCACATGCCCGGCATGGACGGCCTGGAACTCACCCGGGCCATCCGCCGCGAACACCGCAAGGAGGATCTGGCCATCATCGGCGTCTCGGCCAGCACCGAGGAGCTTTTATCCGCGCGATTCCTCAAGGTCGGGGCCAACGACTACCTGGCCAAGCCCTTTGCCAGCGAGGAGTTCTACTGCCGCGTCACCCAATGCCTGGACATGCTCGAACTGGTGCGCAAGCTCAAGGAAGCCTCCATCCGCGACGCCCTCACCGGCCTCTACAACCGCCGCTATTTCTTCGACGCCGGGAAAAAATTCCACTCCCTCGCCCTGCGCGACTCCATGACCCTGGCCGTGGCCATGATCGACATCGATTTCTTCAAGAAGGTCAACGACACCCACGGGCACAAGGCCGGGGACGAGGTGCTCAAGCATGTGGCCGAAGGCCTGTCCGGGCGCTTCCGGGGATCGGACATCGTGGCCCGCTATGGGGGCGAGGAATTCTGCGTGCTGGCCGTGAACATGAACCGGCAGGCGGCGCTTACCGTGTTCGACGAACTGCGCCGCAGCATCGAACGCTCACGCACCCGGGTGGATGGCGCGAGCATCTCGGTCACGGTGAGCATCGGCGTATGCTGCGAGCCGCACAAATCCCTGGAGGAGATGCTGGCCACCGCCGACGCCATGCTCTATCAGTGCAAGCGTTCGGGGCGCAACCGGGTGCTGGCCTCCTGA
- a CDS encoding PAS domain-containing sensor histidine kinase has product MVADKENTTEKMAAPSRGETLMAAGLGGLHQVFFEHALSAILVLSREGLVLDVSRVVVEKLGMPLTAIRRRHVGEFMPEREARALLRQVDRVFRGGAAIRNAGMVVSLGRGEISVASIFPLPGEDGSVQAVCAMASDIAERRAAEEALRQSEEKYRSIFENSAEGIFQFYPDGRIIECNPAMARILGYASPAELIAEEGDILRRIHVQQEARLEFLRTLAKNGRVFDFEAQVYRRDGRRVWISTNALAVMGPDGKLLRVEGAARDITARKRAEEERMLLVAAVEQAAEGMVIIGRDFRAQYANPAFARIVGSGLGMAGVGADELQRSVDPFLTDSVRGILALGLKWSGRARQTRRDGSQYVAEVLITPIRDETARVCNHVVLVRDVTHEIRLERRLRQAEKLEAIGVLAGGIAHDFNNILTPILLNTEVALSDLDADHPLRRPLTDVVDAAERARDLVKQILVFSRREDAVKNLLILNPLVKETVKIMRGLTPANVTMEADISERGMAIRADPAQVHQVLVNLCMNAAHAMTPDGGELAVALEVVGIDGGGAEGGSAPETTDPLSGLGESVRSVLDLTPGRYAALSVRDTGHGMDRTIMERIFEPFFTTKPPGQGTGMGLAAVHGIVKACGGAVTVRSVPGRGSVFVVFFPLAGDAEAQVEQPR; this is encoded by the coding sequence ATGGTCGCTGATAAGGAAAATACTACGGAGAAAATGGCCGCGCCGAGCCGGGGCGAGACGCTCATGGCCGCCGGGCTGGGCGGGCTGCATCAGGTGTTTTTTGAGCATGCCCTGTCCGCCATCCTGGTGTTGTCCCGGGAGGGGCTGGTGCTGGATGTGAGCCGGGTGGTGGTCGAGAAGCTCGGCATGCCGCTTACGGCGATTCGCAGGCGGCATGTGGGGGAGTTCATGCCCGAGCGCGAGGCCCGGGCGCTTTTGCGTCAGGTGGACAGGGTGTTTCGCGGCGGCGCGGCCATCCGCAACGCGGGCATGGTCGTCAGCCTGGGGCGGGGCGAGATTTCCGTGGCCTCGATCTTTCCCCTGCCGGGCGAGGACGGAAGCGTCCAGGCCGTGTGCGCCATGGCCTCGGACATCGCCGAACGCCGGGCGGCCGAAGAGGCCTTGCGCCAAAGCGAGGAGAAGTATCGCAGCATCTTCGAAAATTCGGCTGAGGGCATTTTTCAGTTTTATCCCGACGGCCGGATCATTGAATGCAACCCGGCCATGGCCCGCATCCTGGGCTACGCCTCGCCCGCCGAACTCATCGCCGAGGAGGGCGACATCCTGCGCCGCATCCATGTCCAGCAGGAGGCCCGACTGGAATTTTTGCGCACCCTGGCCAAAAACGGCCGGGTGTTCGACTTCGAGGCCCAGGTGTATCGCCGGGACGGACGCCGGGTGTGGATTTCCACCAACGCCCTGGCGGTCATGGGGCCGGACGGGAAGCTGTTGCGGGTGGAGGGCGCGGCCCGGGACATCACGGCCCGCAAGCGCGCCGAAGAGGAACGCATGCTTTTGGTGGCCGCCGTGGAGCAGGCCGCCGAGGGCATGGTCATCATCGGCCGGGATTTCAGGGCCCAGTACGCCAACCCGGCCTTTGCCCGCATCGTGGGCTCGGGCCTGGGAATGGCCGGGGTCGGTGCGGACGAGTTGCAGCGCAGCGTGGATCCGTTTTTGACCGATTCCGTGCGCGGCATCCTGGCCTTGGGGCTCAAGTGGTCCGGCCGGGCCCGGCAGACCCGCCGCGACGGCAGCCAGTACGTGGCCGAGGTGCTCATCACGCCCATCCGGGACGAGACCGCGCGGGTCTGCAACCATGTGGTCCTGGTGCGCGACGTGACCCATGAGATCCGGCTGGAGCGCCGCCTGCGCCAGGCCGAAAAACTGGAGGCCATCGGCGTGTTGGCCGGGGGCATCGCCCACGACTTCAACAACATCCTGACCCCCATCCTGCTCAATACCGAGGTGGCCCTGTCCGACCTGGACGCAGACCATCCCCTGCGCCGTCCCCTGACGGACGTGGTGGACGCCGCCGAGCGGGCCAGGGATCTGGTCAAGCAGATCCTGGTCTTTTCCCGGCGCGAGGATGCCGTCAAAAACCTCTTGATTTTAAATCCCCTGGTCAAGGAAACCGTGAAGATCATGCGCGGATTGACCCCGGCCAACGTCACTATGGAGGCGGACATCTCGGAGCGCGGCATGGCCATCAGGGCCGATCCGGCCCAGGTGCACCAGGTGCTCGTGAATCTGTGCATGAACGCGGCCCATGCCATGACCCCGGACGGCGGGGAGCTGGCCGTGGCCCTTGAGGTGGTGGGGATCGACGGCGGCGGCGCGGAGGGCGGTTCGGCCCCGGAGACGACGGACCCCCTGTCCGGATTGGGCGAGTCCGTGCGCTCGGTGCTCGACCTGACGCCCGGGCGTTATGCCGCCCTGTCCGTGCGGGACACGGGGCACGGCATGGACCGGACCATCATGGAACGCATCTTCGAGCCGTTTTTCACCACCAAGCCGCCGGGCCAGGGCACGGGTATGGGGCTGGCGGCGGTGCATGGCATCGTCAAGGCCTGCGGCGGCGCGGTGACGGTCAGGAGCGTCCCGGGCCGGGGCAGCGTGTTCGTGGTCTTTTTCCCCCTGGCCGGGGACGCGGAGGCGCAGGTGGAGCAGCCCCGCTGA